From the genome of Globicephala melas chromosome 14, mGloMel1.2, whole genome shotgun sequence, one region includes:
- the FABP7 gene encoding fatty acid-binding protein, brain, producing the protein MVEAFCATWKLTDSQNFDEYMKALGVGFATRQVGNVTKPTVIISQEGDKVVIRTQSTFKNTEISFHLGEEFDETTPDDRNCKSVVSLDGDKLVHVQKWDDKETNFVREIKNGKMVMTLTFGDVVAIRHYEKA; encoded by the exons ATGGTGGAGGCTTTCTGTGCTACGTGGAAGTTGACGGACAGTCAGAATTTTGACGAGTACATGAAGGCTCTAG GTGTGGGCTTTGCCACTAGGCAGGTGGGAAATGTGACTAAACCAACAGTGATCATCAGTCAGGAGGGGGACAAAGTGGTGATCAGGACTCAAAGCACATTCAAGAACACGGAGATTAGTTTCCATCTGGGAGAAGAGTTTGATGAAACCACTCCAGATGACAGAAACTGTAAG TCTGTTGTTAGCCTGGATGGAGACAAACTTGTCCATGTACAGAAATGGGATGACAAAGAGACAAATTTTGTAAGAGAGATTAAGAATGGCAAAATGGTCATG ACTCTTACTTTTGGTGATGTGGTTGCCATTCGCCACTATGAGAAGGCATAG